Proteins encoded within one genomic window of Methanobrevibacter arboriphilus JCM 13429 = DSM 1125:
- the pth2 gene encoding peptidyl-tRNA hydrolase Pth2 → MKQVIVVRNDLKMSKGKTAAQACHACLGAYKKSDPNKIRLWEQEGQKKVIVKVNSLEELFEIKEIAKKNNVPNFMVKDAGRTELPTSTITCLGVGPDTDEIIDKVTQNLKLLS, encoded by the coding sequence ATGAAACAGGTTATTGTAGTAAGAAATGATTTGAAGATGTCTAAGGGTAAAACTGCTGCTCAAGCTTGTCATGCTTGTTTAGGTGCATATAAAAAATCAGACCCTAATAAAATTAGGCTTTGGGAACAAGAAGGTCAAAAAAAGGTTATAGTAAAAGTAAATAGCTTAGAAGAGTTGTTTGAGATAAAAGAGATAGCTAAAAAAAATAATGTTCCTAATTTTATGGTAAAAGATGCTGGTAGAACTGAGTTACCTACATCTACTATAACTTGTTTGGGTGTTGGTCCTGATACTGATGAAATAATTGATAAAGTGACTCAGAATTTGAAATTGTTAAGCTAA
- a CDS encoding elongation factor 1-beta — MGEVVATVKLMPESPDVDLEQMKIDAQNVVSEDAELHKIDEEPIAFGLVALNVMFIIDDGEGGTEIVEEKLAKLPNVNSVEVLDVRRLM, encoded by the coding sequence ATGGGAGAAGTTGTAGCAACTGTAAAATTAATGCCTGAAAGCCCTGATGTTGACCTAGAACAAATGAAAATTGATGCTCAAAATGTTGTTAGTGAAGATGCTGAATTACATAAAATAGATGAAGAACCTATTGCTTTTGGTTTAGTAGCTTTAAATGTGATGTTTATCATTGATGATGGCGAAGGTGGAACCGAAATAGTAGAGGAAAAATTAGCAAAACTTCCAAATGTCAACAGTGTAGAGGTTCTTGATGTTAGAAGATTGATGTAG
- a CDS encoding zinc finger domain-containing protein gives MKKVECKSCKQEIPLIDTYVEFPCPECGELIARCDKCRTFGHTYVCDCGFEGP, from the coding sequence ATGAAAAAAGTAGAATGTAAATCTTGTAAACAAGAAATTCCATTGATTGATACTTATGTTGAGTTTCCATGTCCTGAATGTGGTGAATTAATAGCAAGATGTGATAAATGTCGTACTTTTGGTCACACTTATGTTTGTGATTGTGGTTTTGAAGGACCATAA
- a CDS encoding amino acid kinase family protein, with protein sequence MEWVIKIGGSLFPEKAIKLLESLKGRNCIIITGGGEFANLIRKYDFETEFSNDITHETAVNAMDIIAKLLNDKLNFTKLVYSLEEAEKVVDSGNIPILLCSDFLKGNSFIPHSWNITSDSISAYVSNILKSKLLIATNVDGIYSREPNSVGSKFFDEIDAKKLLTFNETSVDLMLGELLLEFGTNCFVVNGNFPERVLSLIGVENGDRISDNNYKDNYNFKYTLIRGE encoded by the coding sequence ATTGAATGGGTGATTAAAATTGGAGGAAGCCTTTTTCCAGAGAAAGCTATAAAATTATTAGAATCATTAAAAGGAAGAAATTGTATAATAATAACTGGTGGAGGAGAATTTGCAAACCTTATTCGTAAGTATGATTTTGAAACTGAATTTTCCAATGATATAACTCATGAAACAGCTGTTAATGCTATGGATATAATAGCTAAACTCCTAAATGATAAATTAAATTTTACAAAACTTGTTTATTCTCTTGAAGAGGCTGAAAAAGTTGTTGATTCTGGAAATATTCCCATATTATTATGTTCAGATTTTTTAAAGGGTAATAGTTTTATTCCTCATTCTTGGAATATAACTTCAGATTCAATTTCTGCTTATGTTTCAAATATCTTAAAATCGAAACTTTTAATAGCTACAAATGTAGATGGTATATATAGCCGAGAACCAAATAGTGTTGGGTCAAAATTTTTTGATGAAATTGATGCTAAAAAACTACTAACTTTTAATGAAACATCAGTTGACTTAATGCTTGGTGAGTTATTACTTGAATTCGGTACTAATTGTTTTGTTGTTAATGGAAACTTCCCTGAGAGAGTTTTATCTCTTATTGGAGTTGAAAATGGTGACAGAATAAGTGATAATAATTATAAAGATAATTATAATTTTAAATATACATTAATTAGAGGTGAATAA
- a CDS encoding ribosome biogenesis/translation initiation ATPase RLI gives MSRISILDHDRCQPKKCNYTCIEYCPGVRMEEDTIIIDEKTKKPLISEELCSGCGICTNRCPFNAISVINLPEALDNSIHRFGQNMFELFGLPTLSEGSVIGILGPNGIGKSTIMRILSGEMIPNLGNWENPADNWDEIIDYYKGSQLQSYFKNLSEGKIKVIHKPQMVDQLPKFVKGNVSELLSNADERNKFEEVIETLDLENVLNREITNLSGGELQRVAIAASYVREGDFYYFDEPTSWLDVRQRLNAVKVIRSLAEDGKSVMVIEHDLATLDAISDYINILYGQTGAYGVVSQMKGVRIGINAYINGFLKEENVRIRKQPIEFSIRPPTPEDEGESIVSYTNLKKSYDGFSLTAESGEIFHDEIVTAFGSNGIGKTTFAKILANEVKPDEGEVEEDIKIAYKPQYIVSDFEGRVEDFLYMNAPSYGSNIFKTEIMKPFSLEDILDKQVNELSGGELQRLAVATTLSKDADIYLFDEPTAFLDVEQRLIAGKAIRKIIESKNTASLIIDHDIVFIDYISDRAMVFQGEPGLKGKASKPMDLRTSMNKFLKDLKITFRRDKETKRPRVNKLDSYLDREQKEIGEYYYLKDK, from the coding sequence TTGAGTAGAATTTCCATATTAGACCATGATCGATGTCAACCCAAAAAATGTAATTACACATGTATTGAATATTGTCCAGGAGTCCGTATGGAAGAAGACACAATAATAATTGATGAAAAAACAAAAAAACCATTAATATCAGAAGAATTATGTTCTGGGTGTGGTATATGTACAAATCGTTGCCCATTTAATGCTATAAGTGTTATTAATCTTCCTGAGGCTCTTGATAATTCTATTCATAGGTTTGGGCAAAATATGTTTGAATTATTTGGACTTCCTACTCTTAGTGAAGGATCAGTTATCGGTATCCTTGGACCAAATGGAATTGGAAAATCAACAATAATGAGAATTCTCTCAGGAGAAATGATTCCAAACCTTGGAAATTGGGAAAACCCTGCTGATAATTGGGATGAAATAATAGATTATTATAAAGGTTCACAACTTCAAAGTTACTTTAAAAACTTATCAGAAGGGAAAATAAAAGTTATACACAAACCACAAATGGTTGATCAACTTCCTAAATTTGTAAAAGGAAATGTTTCAGAACTTTTATCAAATGCAGATGAAAGGAACAAATTTGAAGAAGTTATAGAAACATTAGATCTTGAAAATGTTCTTAATCGAGAGATAACTAATTTAAGTGGAGGGGAACTTCAAAGAGTTGCAATAGCTGCATCATATGTAAGAGAAGGAGATTTTTACTATTTTGATGAACCCACTTCATGGTTAGATGTTCGTCAACGTTTAAATGCTGTTAAAGTCATAAGGTCTCTTGCAGAAGATGGAAAATCAGTCATGGTAATTGAACATGATTTAGCTACATTAGATGCTATATCAGATTATATTAATATTCTATACGGTCAAACTGGAGCTTATGGAGTAGTTTCTCAGATGAAAGGAGTTAGAATTGGGATAAATGCATATATTAATGGTTTCTTAAAAGAAGAAAATGTCAGAATCCGAAAACAGCCAATCGAATTTAGTATTAGGCCTCCAACACCTGAAGATGAAGGAGAATCCATAGTGTCATATACTAACTTAAAAAAATCATATGATGGATTTTCATTAACTGCAGAATCAGGAGAGATATTTCATGACGAAATAGTAACTGCATTTGGTTCAAATGGTATTGGAAAAACAACTTTTGCAAAAATATTAGCTAATGAAGTAAAACCCGATGAGGGAGAAGTTGAAGAAGACATAAAAATAGCTTATAAACCACAATACATTGTTTCTGACTTTGAAGGCAGAGTAGAAGATTTCTTATATATGAATGCTCCAAGCTATGGATCAAATATTTTTAAAACAGAAATTATGAAGCCATTCTCACTTGAAGATATTTTAGATAAACAAGTAAATGAATTAAGTGGTGGAGAACTGCAAAGGCTTGCTGTAGCCACTACTTTATCAAAAGACGCAGATATATATCTTTTTGATGAGCCAACGGCTTTTCTTGATGTAGAACAAAGATTAATAGCTGGAAAAGCTATTAGAAAAATTATAGAAAGTAAAAATACAGCTTCACTCATCATAGACCACGACATTGTATTTATAGATTATATAAGTGATCGAGCAATGGTTTTCCAAGGTGAGCCAGGACTCAAAGGAAAAGCAAGTAAACCAATGGATCTAAGAACATCAATGAACAAATTCCTAAAAGACCTAAAAATCACATTTAGAAGAGATAAAGAAACAAAAAGGCCAAGAGTAAACAAGTTAGACAGTTATCTTGATAGAGAACAAAAAGAAATTGGAGAATATTACTATTTAAAAGATAAATAA
- a CDS encoding tripartite tricarboxylate transporter permease translates to MFDLIFACFLGVICGAITGLIPGIHVNTAGAIIFTSSAFLLGIFSPEFLCVFLVAMSIAHALIEFIPSIFLGVPDEATAVSVLPGHRMVLEGRSKEAIRIVAIGGFGAIIVIILILPILIIFLPNIQGAVKPYTFVILLLVSVYMLWRLSNGKKAFFWSSILFIFSGFLGWTIFQTPISSGLSMMCIFSGLFGISTILFSLNDKSFMPHQNKFYDLELNSNMLRGIFAGGVSGAILGFLPGFGPAQGSIIAQTVAGGDGEDNTENFLTSISGLNTSDTLFSLICIYLIGNPRSGIAVYMSYLISTFSIWHLLIFIFTALVAVSISLMLCLKLGDSFSKIMQNINYKKLSFIVIILMVLILYIFTIIYSANIIYITLALITSTAMGLLPHYLGVSKSHLMGVLIIPAMIIYFEMFI, encoded by the coding sequence ATGTTTGATCTTATTTTTGCTTGCTTTTTAGGTGTTATATGTGGTGCAATCACTGGATTAATTCCAGGAATTCATGTTAATACAGCAGGAGCTATAATTTTTACATCTTCTGCTTTTTTATTGGGAATTTTTTCACCAGAATTTTTATGTGTATTTTTGGTAGCTATGTCAATTGCACATGCATTGATAGAATTTATACCTTCTATATTTTTGGGAGTACCTGATGAAGCAACTGCAGTATCAGTATTACCTGGTCATCGAATGGTTTTAGAAGGAAGATCTAAAGAAGCTATTAGAATAGTTGCTATTGGTGGATTTGGAGCAATAATTGTCATTATATTAATACTCCCAATACTTATAATTTTTTTACCTAATATACAAGGAGCTGTAAAACCTTATACATTTGTAATACTTCTTTTAGTTTCAGTATATATGCTTTGGAGATTAAGTAATGGTAAAAAAGCCTTTTTTTGGTCATCTATATTATTTATTTTTTCAGGTTTTTTAGGTTGGACTATCTTTCAAACACCTATATCATCAGGACTTTCTATGATGTGTATATTTTCAGGTCTCTTTGGAATAAGCACTATTTTATTTAGTTTAAATGATAAATCTTTTATGCCTCATCAAAACAAATTTTATGACCTTGAATTGAATAGTAATATGTTAAGGGGAATTTTTGCAGGTGGTGTATCTGGAGCTATTCTTGGGTTTTTACCAGGTTTTGGTCCTGCACAGGGAAGTATAATAGCTCAGACAGTAGCTGGTGGGGATGGTGAAGACAATACTGAGAATTTTTTAACATCAATTAGTGGTTTAAACACTTCTGATACTTTATTTTCTCTTATATGTATTTATCTAATTGGAAACCCTCGAAGTGGAATAGCTGTTTATATGAGTTACTTAATAAGTACATTTAGTATTTGGCATTTGTTAATATTCATATTCACTGCACTTGTAGCAGTATCTATATCATTAATGTTATGTTTAAAATTAGGGGATAGTTTTTCTAAGATAATGCAAAACATAAATTATAAAAAGTTGTCTTTTATAGTTATAATTTTAATGGTATTGATTTTATATATATTTACAATAATTTATAGTGCTAATATTATCTATATTACTCTTGCCCTTATTACTTCAACTGCTATGGGCTTGCTTCCACATTATTTAGGTGTTTCTAAATCTCATTTAATGGGAGTTTTAATAATTCCTGCAATGATAATCTAT